In one window of Bradyrhizobium diazoefficiens DNA:
- the ctrA gene encoding response regulator transcription factor CtrA: protein MRVLLIEDDSAVAQSIELMLKSESFNVYTTDLGEEGVDLGKLYDYDIILLDLNLPDMSGYDVLKQLRVSKIKTPILILSGLAGIEDKVKGLGVGADDYMTKPFHKDELVARIHAIVRRSKGHAQSVIQTGDLVVNLDTKTVEVGGQRVHLTGKEYQMLELLSLRKGTTLTKEMFLNHLYGGMDEPELKIIDVFICKLRKKLANASEGRNFIETVWGRGYVLREPHEVEERIPA, encoded by the coding sequence ATGCGCGTTTTGCTGATTGAAGATGACAGCGCCGTCGCGCAGTCGATCGAGCTGATGCTGAAGTCTGAGAGCTTCAACGTCTACACGACCGATTTGGGGGAAGAAGGCGTCGATCTTGGAAAATTATACGATTACGACATTATTCTTCTCGACCTCAACCTGCCCGACATGTCCGGCTACGACGTGCTCAAGCAGCTCCGGGTCTCCAAGATCAAGACACCGATTCTGATCCTCTCCGGCCTCGCCGGCATCGAGGACAAGGTCAAGGGTCTCGGCGTCGGCGCCGACGACTACATGACCAAACCCTTCCATAAAGACGAGCTGGTTGCCCGCATCCACGCGATCGTGCGCCGCTCCAAGGGGCACGCCCAGTCGGTCATCCAGACCGGCGACCTCGTCGTCAACCTCGACACCAAGACGGTCGAAGTCGGTGGCCAGCGCGTGCATCTGACCGGCAAGGAATACCAGATGCTGGAGCTGCTCTCGCTCCGCAAGGGTACGACGCTCACCAAGGAAATGTTCCTCAACCACCTCTATGGCGGCATGGACGAGCCCGAGCTGAAGATCATCGACGTCTTCATCTGCAAGCTCCGCAAGAAGCTCGCCAACGCCTCGGAAGGCCGCAACTTCATCGAGACCGTCTGGGGCCGCGGCTACGTGTTGCGCGAGCCGCACGAGGTCGAAGAGCGCATTCCCGCCTGA
- a CDS encoding CHAT domain-containing protein, with amino-acid sequence MPVAEYEDFELEIGSDLPVGGGPQQYYGRVVRSPAGEAPKSQVKFWFSAPGELAKLRGELENAVLEIDEKNRQGPTTRGEQVLRDFGRGVFRSVFTDVPSIQRIYERSKGAAQDLRIKLRIEAADLAGLPWEYLYDEDDMPGFVSLTRPIVRYLETAGGVSRMGVKGPLRILGMIADPSTSEWPKLNVVKERDRINKGIDALQHEGKVDFQWVPGGTGKDLMKKLLEGEWHIFHFIGHGGVEEALPGAGASGFVVMVDEDGKPVKKFASDLAMMLTGARRSMRLIVLNCCESARINVGDRFGNPAIGLMKTGWLPAVVAMQFPITDNAAISMSEGFYAALAGNRPIDDAVTLARKFIQEKSRVEWGIPVLYMRSPDGRIFDVEASPPPASLAETARLSKDMLRQRRDEFMAALAAGPATIEALEELTRRGQELHGLLADDAELSVRLARVYFDLGTLQHKQKQIPKAAASFAYMLKLDPAKPEYFVRRANFNVTVGLYENALSDITEAIKLKPKSAEFYWIKGIVSMTAAGTDDKRGYVEEAIKAFGTAIATNEDEPKYLVSRANAYAQIKDVAKAQNDMDSAIALAPDNIDLLIQKAKMVAQAA; translated from the coding sequence ATGCCTGTTGCCGAATACGAAGATTTCGAGCTCGAGATCGGCTCCGATCTACCCGTGGGTGGCGGCCCTCAGCAATATTACGGTCGTGTCGTCAGGTCGCCGGCCGGGGAGGCGCCGAAGAGCCAGGTGAAGTTCTGGTTCTCCGCGCCAGGCGAACTGGCCAAGCTGCGAGGAGAACTCGAAAACGCCGTCCTCGAGATCGACGAGAAGAATCGTCAGGGCCCGACCACGCGCGGCGAGCAGGTGCTGCGGGATTTCGGCCGCGGCGTATTCCGCAGCGTCTTCACCGACGTGCCTTCAATCCAGCGGATCTATGAACGCAGCAAGGGCGCGGCCCAGGATCTGAGGATCAAGCTGCGCATCGAGGCGGCCGACCTGGCCGGACTGCCCTGGGAATATCTCTACGACGAAGACGACATGCCCGGCTTCGTCAGCCTCACGCGTCCCATCGTGCGCTATCTCGAGACGGCGGGCGGCGTCAGCCGGATGGGCGTCAAGGGACCGCTGCGTATCCTCGGCATGATCGCCGATCCCTCGACCAGCGAATGGCCGAAGCTCAACGTCGTCAAGGAACGCGACCGCATCAACAAGGGCATCGATGCGCTCCAGCACGAAGGCAAGGTCGATTTCCAGTGGGTCCCGGGCGGCACTGGAAAAGATCTGATGAAGAAGCTTCTGGAAGGCGAGTGGCACATCTTCCACTTCATCGGGCATGGCGGGGTCGAGGAAGCCTTGCCCGGAGCCGGCGCCTCCGGCTTCGTCGTCATGGTCGACGAGGACGGCAAGCCGGTGAAGAAGTTTGCCTCCGACCTCGCGATGATGCTGACGGGGGCACGGCGCAGCATGCGCCTGATCGTGCTCAATTGCTGCGAGAGCGCCAGGATCAATGTCGGCGACCGCTTCGGCAATCCGGCGATCGGGCTGATGAAGACGGGATGGCTGCCCGCCGTGGTGGCGATGCAGTTTCCGATCACCGACAATGCCGCGATTTCGATGTCGGAGGGATTCTACGCGGCACTCGCCGGCAACCGTCCGATCGACGATGCGGTGACGCTCGCGCGCAAATTCATCCAGGAGAAGTCCCGGGTCGAGTGGGGAATTCCGGTCCTCTACATGCGCTCGCCCGACGGCCGGATCTTTGACGTCGAAGCATCGCCGCCGCCGGCGAGCCTGGCCGAGACGGCGCGCCTCTCGAAGGACATGCTCCGGCAGCGACGCGACGAATTCATGGCAGCGCTCGCCGCCGGCCCGGCCACGATCGAGGCGCTGGAGGAATTGACCCGGCGCGGACAGGAGCTGCACGGCCTGTTGGCCGACGACGCCGAACTCTCGGTCCGGCTCGCGAGGGTTTATTTCGATCTCGGCACGCTTCAGCACAAGCAGAAGCAGATTCCGAAGGCTGCCGCGAGCTTCGCCTACATGCTGAAGCTCGACCCGGCGAAGCCCGAATATTTCGTGCGCCGCGCCAATTTCAACGTGACGGTCGGTCTCTACGAAAATGCGCTCAGCGACATCACCGAAGCGATCAAGCTCAAGCCGAAGAGCGCGGAGTTCTACTGGATCAAGGGCATCGTTAGCATGACGGCCGCCGGCACCGATGACAAGCGCGGCTATGTCGAGGAGGCGATCAAGGCCTTTGGCACGGCGATTGCGACCAACGAGGACGAGCCGAAATATCTGGTGTCCCGGGCCAATGCCTATGCCCAGATCAAGGACGTGGCCAAGGCCCAGAACGATATGGACAGCGCGATTGCGCTTGCGCCCGACAACATCGATCTCCTGATCCAGAAGGCCAAGATGGTCGCCCAGGCTGCGTGA
- a CDS encoding DUF350 domain-containing protein has product MILQSLAGLPAFLVYFCTGLVAIVAYLFVYTRITPHNEFQLIHDNDPAAAIALGLSLLGFVAPLFSAIAHSANVLDCLIWAVIALIVQVAVFYIVKIPVPNLSGRIAAGELAPAIWLGLSSLAAGLLNAACMIY; this is encoded by the coding sequence ATGATCCTGCAATCGCTCGCCGGCCTGCCCGCTTTCCTGGTCTATTTCTGCACCGGGCTGGTCGCGATAGTGGCATATCTCTTCGTCTACACGCGGATCACGCCGCACAACGAGTTCCAGCTGATCCACGACAACGATCCAGCGGCCGCGATTGCGCTCGGCCTCAGCCTGCTCGGCTTCGTGGCGCCGCTGTTCAGCGCGATCGCGCATTCGGCCAACGTGCTGGACTGTCTGATCTGGGCTGTAATCGCGCTGATCGTGCAAGTCGCCGTGTTCTACATCGTGAAGATTCCGGTGCCGAACCTGTCGGGGCGGATCGCCGCCGGTGAGCTGGCACCGGCGATCTGGCTCGGCCTGTCCTCGCTCGCCGCCGGCCTCCTGAACGCCGCCTGCATGATCTACTGA
- a CDS encoding glutathionylspermidine synthase family protein, producing the protein MQRITCPERNDWQQTAEQCGFAFHTIDGERYWDERAYYAFTLDEIERGIETPTGEIDAMCLELAGRVIGDEQYLRRLKISDAFWNLISESWERDDRSLYGRLDLKFDGNGPAKLLEYNADTPTSIFEAAVFQWIWLEQAIERRIIPAHADQFNSIHERLIEAWKAIGVDGHLHLTGTTGNEEDAGTLAYLEDTARQAGLSTTLLDIEEIGWRDLGGFVDLDDRNMELVFKLYPWEWMFHDAFGAKLKEAPTRWIEPPWKAVLSNKGILPLLWEMFPKHPNLLPAFFEDDPRAAELGSSYVRKPLLSREGANVTLVSGGTPLDEQAGPYGAEGFVRQALSPLPNFSGVYPVVGSWLVNHEPCGLSIREDESPITGNGSRFLPHAIL; encoded by the coding sequence ATGCAGCGCATCACCTGTCCCGAGCGCAACGACTGGCAACAGACCGCAGAACAATGCGGTTTTGCGTTTCATACCATCGATGGTGAGCGCTATTGGGACGAGCGCGCCTATTACGCCTTCACGCTCGACGAGATCGAGCGCGGCATCGAGACGCCAACCGGCGAGATTGACGCGATGTGCCTGGAGCTCGCCGGCCGCGTCATCGGCGATGAGCAGTACTTGCGGCGTTTGAAGATTTCCGACGCGTTCTGGAATCTCATCTCCGAGAGCTGGGAGCGCGACGACCGCAGCCTGTACGGCCGGCTCGACCTCAAATTTGACGGCAACGGTCCGGCAAAGCTGCTCGAATACAACGCGGACACGCCGACCTCGATCTTCGAGGCCGCGGTGTTCCAATGGATCTGGCTCGAGCAGGCGATCGAGCGGCGCATCATTCCCGCGCACGCCGACCAGTTCAACTCCATTCACGAGCGGCTGATCGAGGCGTGGAAGGCGATCGGCGTGGACGGTCATCTGCATCTCACTGGCACCACCGGCAACGAGGAAGACGCCGGCACGCTGGCTTATCTCGAAGACACTGCGCGCCAGGCGGGACTGTCGACCACGCTGCTCGACATCGAGGAGATCGGCTGGCGCGATTTAGGAGGTTTCGTCGATCTCGACGACCGCAACATGGAGCTCGTGTTCAAGCTCTACCCCTGGGAATGGATGTTCCACGATGCCTTCGGCGCAAAGCTCAAGGAGGCACCGACGCGCTGGATCGAGCCGCCATGGAAGGCGGTGCTCTCAAACAAGGGCATCCTGCCGCTGCTCTGGGAGATGTTTCCAAAGCATCCCAATCTGCTCCCGGCCTTCTTCGAGGACGACCCGCGCGCAGCCGAACTCGGCAGCTCCTATGTGCGCAAGCCGCTGCTGTCGCGCGAAGGCGCCAATGTCACGCTGGTGTCCGGCGGAACGCCGCTCGACGAGCAGGCCGGCCCCTACGGCGCCGAAGGTTTCGTGCGCCAGGCGCTGTCGCCGCTGCCGAACTTTTCAGGCGTCTATCCGGTGGTGGGAAGCTGGCTGGTCAACCACGAGCCATGCGGGCTTTCGATCCGCGAGGACGAGAGCCCGATCACGGGCAACGGTTCGCGGTTTCTGCCGCATGCGATTTTGTGA
- a CDS encoding protein-glutamate O-methyltransferase CheR — translation MTPTDYEYLRKFLKERSGLDLSPDKQYLVESRLLPLARKASLPGIPDLVLKIRNGDGRLATDVVEAMTTNETFFYRDKIPFDHLRETILPGLIQARAARKSLRIWSAASSTGQEPYSIAMCVKEMGAAFAGWRIEIVATDLSQEVLEKSRAGVYSQFEVQRGLPIQHLMKYFTQSGEVWQLNADIRAMVQFRQLNLLQDFSHLGTFDVIFCRNVLIYFDQDTKAVIFERMAKGLEADGTLLLGAAESVVGITDAFRPINDRRGLYQLNPARSGRPMGGLMPQPLKVAAAR, via the coding sequence GTGACGCCCACGGACTATGAGTATCTGCGCAAATTCCTGAAAGAGCGCTCCGGTCTCGATCTCTCCCCCGACAAGCAGTATCTGGTCGAAAGCCGGCTGCTGCCGCTCGCCCGCAAGGCGAGCCTGCCCGGAATCCCTGATCTCGTTCTCAAGATCAGGAACGGCGATGGCCGGCTTGCGACCGACGTGGTCGAGGCGATGACCACCAACGAGACTTTCTTCTACCGCGACAAGATCCCATTCGACCATCTGCGCGAGACGATTCTGCCGGGCCTGATCCAGGCGCGCGCGGCGCGCAAGTCGCTTCGCATCTGGTCGGCGGCGTCGTCGACCGGGCAGGAGCCCTATTCGATCGCGATGTGCGTGAAGGAAATGGGTGCGGCCTTCGCCGGCTGGCGTATCGAGATCGTCGCCACCGATCTGTCGCAGGAGGTGCTGGAGAAATCCAGGGCCGGCGTCTACAGCCAGTTCGAGGTGCAGCGTGGTCTGCCGATCCAGCACCTGATGAAGTACTTCACGCAATCGGGCGAAGTCTGGCAGCTCAATGCCGACATTCGGGCGATGGTGCAGTTCCGCCAGCTGAATCTGTTGCAGGACTTCTCCCATCTCGGCACGTTCGACGTGATCTTCTGCCGCAACGTGCTGATCTATTTCGACCAGGACACCAAGGCGGTGATCTTCGAGCGCATGGCGAAGGGTCTGGAAGCGGACGGCACGCTGTTGCTCGGCGCCGCCGAATCCGTCGTCGGCATCACCGATGCGTTCCGCCCCATCAACGACCGCCGTGGCCTCTACCAGCTCAATCCCGCGCGCTCCGGCCGGCCGATGGGTGGATTGATGCCGCAGCCGCTGAAGGTCGCCGCAGCGAGGTAA
- a CDS encoding chemotaxis response regulator protein-glutamate methylesterase: MSVAFAGNSAMGSSREAGPLRVMIVDDSVVIRGLISRWIGAEHDMEVAASLRTGLEAVNQIERINPDVAVLDIEMPELDGISALPQLLVKKRDLVIIMASTLTRRNAEISFKALSLGAADYIPKPESTREASAADIFHHDLIQKIRHLGARLRRKPAVASPPLAPPSPTPAARGPAVARPAAPAPAPAVHAASSGALTTRPFSTQAPKVLLIGSSTGGPQALMALVTELGPVIDRVPVLITQHMPPTFTTILAEHLARSSRKPAAEAVDGEPVKPGRIYLAPGGKHMRVVRNGADVAIALDDGPAVNFCKPAVDPLFTSAIDIWHGSILSVILTGMGSDGMRGGKDIVAAGGSVIAQDEASSVVWGMPGAAANAGICAAILPLNQIGAKVNRLFAGDRS, from the coding sequence ATGAGTGTTGCGTTCGCAGGGAATTCGGCCATGGGGTCGTCGCGCGAAGCCGGGCCGCTGCGGGTGATGATCGTCGACGATTCCGTCGTCATACGCGGTCTGATCTCGCGCTGGATCGGTGCCGAGCACGACATGGAAGTCGCGGCCTCGCTGCGCACCGGGCTCGAGGCCGTCAACCAGATCGAACGCATCAATCCCGACGTTGCCGTGCTCGACATCGAAATGCCCGAGCTCGACGGCATCTCGGCGTTGCCGCAATTGCTGGTGAAGAAGCGTGATCTCGTTATCATCATGGCTTCGACGCTCACCCGTCGGAACGCGGAGATCAGCTTCAAGGCGCTGTCGCTCGGCGCCGCCGACTACATTCCGAAGCCGGAGTCGACACGCGAAGCCTCTGCCGCGGATATTTTTCATCACGATTTGATCCAGAAAATTCGTCATCTCGGCGCACGGCTGCGCCGCAAACCCGCGGTTGCGAGCCCGCCGCTGGCGCCCCCGAGCCCGACCCCGGCCGCCCGTGGACCGGCTGTTGCGCGGCCTGCCGCGCCCGCACCGGCCCCCGCCGTGCATGCCGCTTCGTCGGGGGCATTGACCACGCGTCCGTTCTCGACCCAGGCGCCAAAGGTGCTGCTGATCGGCTCCTCGACCGGCGGTCCGCAGGCGCTGATGGCGCTCGTCACCGAGCTTGGCCCGGTGATCGACCGCGTTCCGGTGCTGATCACCCAGCACATGCCGCCCACCTTCACCACCATTCTCGCCGAGCACCTGGCGCGCTCGAGCCGCAAGCCGGCAGCCGAGGCGGTCGATGGCGAACCGGTGAAGCCGGGTCGCATCTACCTTGCGCCCGGTGGCAAACACATGCGCGTCGTGCGCAATGGCGCAGACGTTGCGATCGCGCTCGACGACGGCCCGGCCGTCAATTTCTGCAAGCCCGCGGTCGACCCGCTCTTCACCTCTGCCATCGACATCTGGCATGGCAGCATCCTCTCCGTGATCCTGACCGGGATGGGTTCGGACGGCATGCGCGGCGGCAAGGACATCGTCGCCGCTGGTGGCAGTGTCATCGCGCAGGACGAAGCCTCCAGCGTGGTGTGGGGCATGCCGGGTGCGGCCGCCAACGCCGGCATCTGCGCGGCGATCCTCCCGCTCAACCAGATCGGCGCCAAGGTCAATCGCTTGTTCGCGGGAGACCGCTCGTGA
- a CDS encoding PleD family two-component system response regulator — protein sequence MRTCLVVDDSSVIRKVARRILEGLDFQILEAEDGEKALEACKRGLPDAVLLDWNMPVMDGYEFLGHLRRMPGGDQPKVVFCTTENDVAHIARALHAGANEYIMKPFDKDIVTAKFQEVGLI from the coding sequence ATGCGAACTTGTCTCGTCGTTGATGATTCCAGCGTCATCCGCAAGGTTGCGCGCCGGATCCTGGAAGGCCTCGACTTCCAGATTCTCGAAGCCGAGGACGGTGAGAAGGCGCTCGAAGCCTGCAAGCGCGGGCTTCCCGATGCCGTACTGCTCGACTGGAACATGCCGGTCATGGATGGTTACGAGTTCCTCGGCCATCTCCGTCGCATGCCCGGCGGCGACCAGCCCAAGGTGGTGTTCTGCACCACCGAGAACGATGTCGCTCATATCGCGCGTGCGCTGCACGCCGGTGCCAACGAGTACATCATGAAGCCCTTCGACAAGGATATCGTGACGGCGAAGTTCCAGGAAGTCGGACTGATCTAG
- a CDS encoding chemotaxis protein CheW, translated as MSKKVQTGEGAMVEYVTAMIGGQLFGLPISRVQDVFMPERVTRVPLSSREIAGVLNLRGRIVTVVDMRARLGLPKPEDGKPPMAVGVDLRGESYGLLIDQIGEVLRLADDGKEDNPVNLDPRMAKLAGGVHRLDGQLMVVLDVDRVLELAPEMMAA; from the coding sequence ATGAGCAAGAAGGTGCAGACCGGCGAAGGCGCCATGGTCGAATACGTCACCGCGATGATCGGCGGCCAGCTGTTCGGCCTGCCGATCTCCCGCGTCCAGGACGTGTTCATGCCCGAACGCGTCACCCGCGTTCCGCTGTCCTCGCGCGAGATCGCGGGTGTCCTGAACCTGCGCGGCCGCATCGTCACCGTGGTCGACATGCGTGCCCGGCTCGGCCTGCCCAAGCCCGAGGACGGCAAGCCGCCGATGGCGGTCGGTGTCGACCTGCGCGGTGAATCCTATGGCCTCTTGATCGACCAGATCGGCGAAGTGCTGCGGCTGGCCGATGACGGCAAGGAAGACAACCCCGTCAACCTCGACCCCCGCATGGCCAAGCTCGCCGGCGGCGTCCACCGCCTCGACGGCCAGCTCATGGTCGTCCTCGACGTCGATCGCGTCCTCGAGCTCGCGCCCGAGATGATGGCGGCCTGA
- a CDS encoding hybrid sensor histidine kinase/response regulator, with protein sequence MDDLLREFLTETSESLDTVDNQLVKFEQEPNNAKILDNIFRLVHTIKGTCGFLGLPRLEALAHAGETLMSKFRDGMPVTGQAVTLILSSIDRIKEILAGLEATEAEPEGTDRDLIDKLEAMVEQGMAAMAAAAASAAPAPITEAPPLVPEAPAAAAPAAVKDMTTGSLIDQTLERPLRPGEVSLDELERAFRETAIEAPAPAPVAKVDVKAEPAAETSAPVAKEANKEAAKPAKDKAAPKKAMADEAAGEGASIANQSIRVNVDTLEHLMTMVSELVLTRNQLLEISRRNEDTEFKVPLQRLSNVTAELQEGVMKTRMQPIGNAWQKLPRIVRDLSGELGKQIDLEMHGADTELDRQVLDLIKDPLTHMVRNSADHGLETPAERLASGKGEQGTIRLSAYHEGGHIIICIADNGRGLNTEKIKAKAISSGLVTEAELDKMSEAQIHKFIFAPGFSTAAAITSVSGRGVGMDVVRTNIDQIGGTIDIKSVAGEGSSVTIKIPLTLAIVSALIVEAAGDRFAIPQLAVVELVRARANSEHRIERIKDTAVLRLRNKLLPLIHLKKLLKIDDGAASDPENGFIVVTQVGSQTFGIVVDGVFHTEEIVVKPMSTKLRHIDMFSGNTILGDGAVIMIIDPNGIAKALGASGSSAHDMADEASGHHASSGEQTTSLLVFRAGSSQPKAVPLGLVTRLEELPSDKIEFSNGRYMVQYREQLMPLVAMESVTIASQGAQPILVFSDDGRSMGLVVDEIIDIVEERLNIEVGGSASGILGSAVIKGQATEVIDVGHFLPMAFADWFTRKEMKPSMHSQSVLLVDDSAFFRNMLAPVLKAAGYRVRTAPTAQEGLAALRAQSFDVVLTDIEMPDMNGFEFAEVIRSDSNLGAMPIIGLSALVSPAAIERGRQAGFHDYVAKFDRPGLIAALKEQTAGAAGASELNRAAA encoded by the coding sequence ATGGATGATCTGTTGCGGGAGTTTCTGACGGAGACCAGCGAGAGCCTGGACACCGTCGACAATCAGCTGGTGAAGTTCGAGCAGGAGCCGAACAACGCCAAGATCCTGGATAACATCTTCCGCCTGGTTCACACCATCAAGGGTACGTGCGGCTTCCTCGGACTGCCGCGGCTTGAAGCGCTGGCGCATGCCGGCGAGACGCTGATGAGCAAGTTCCGCGACGGCATGCCGGTGACCGGACAGGCCGTGACGTTGATCCTGTCCTCGATCGACCGCATCAAGGAGATCCTGGCCGGCCTCGAGGCGACCGAAGCCGAGCCCGAAGGCACCGACCGCGACCTCATCGACAAGCTGGAAGCGATGGTCGAGCAGGGCATGGCGGCGATGGCGGCAGCTGCAGCCAGTGCTGCTCCCGCTCCCATTACCGAAGCGCCGCCGCTGGTGCCGGAGGCGCCGGCCGCCGCTGCGCCCGCTGCCGTCAAAGACATGACCACGGGCTCGCTGATCGATCAGACCCTGGAGCGCCCGCTGCGTCCGGGCGAAGTGTCGCTCGACGAGCTCGAACGCGCCTTCCGCGAGACCGCGATCGAAGCGCCGGCTCCCGCACCCGTTGCCAAGGTTGACGTCAAGGCCGAGCCGGCTGCTGAAACCTCGGCGCCTGTCGCCAAGGAAGCGAACAAGGAAGCCGCGAAGCCTGCCAAGGACAAGGCCGCGCCGAAGAAGGCGATGGCCGACGAGGCCGCAGGCGAAGGTGCCAGCATCGCCAACCAGTCGATCCGCGTCAACGTGGATACGCTGGAGCATCTGATGACCATGGTCTCCGAGCTGGTGCTGACCCGCAACCAGCTCCTGGAGATCTCCCGCCGCAACGAGGACACCGAGTTCAAGGTGCCGTTGCAGCGCCTCTCCAACGTCACCGCCGAGCTGCAGGAAGGCGTCATGAAGACGCGCATGCAGCCGATCGGCAATGCCTGGCAGAAGCTGCCCCGCATCGTCCGCGATCTCTCGGGCGAACTCGGCAAGCAGATCGATCTGGAGATGCACGGCGCCGACACCGAGCTCGACCGCCAGGTGCTCGACCTGATCAAGGACCCGCTCACCCACATGGTGCGCAACTCCGCCGACCATGGCCTCGAGACCCCCGCCGAGCGCCTCGCGAGCGGCAAGGGCGAGCAGGGCACCATCCGGCTCTCCGCCTATCACGAGGGCGGCCACATCATCATCTGCATCGCCGACAACGGCCGTGGGCTGAACACCGAGAAGATCAAGGCCAAGGCGATCTCCTCAGGTCTCGTCACCGAGGCTGAGCTCGACAAGATGTCGGAAGCCCAGATCCACAAGTTCATCTTCGCACCCGGTTTCTCGACCGCGGCCGCCATCACCTCGGTGTCGGGGCGCGGCGTCGGCATGGACGTGGTCCGCACCAATATCGACCAGATCGGCGGCACCATCGACATCAAGTCGGTGGCCGGCGAGGGGTCTTCCGTCACCATCAAGATCCCGCTGACCTTGGCGATCGTCTCCGCGCTGATCGTGGAGGCCGCCGGTGACCGTTTTGCGATCCCGCAGCTCGCGGTGGTCGAGCTGGTGCGTGCCCGCGCCAACTCGGAGCACCGCATCGAGCGCATCAAGGACACCGCGGTCCTCAGGTTGCGCAACAAGCTGTTGCCGCTGATCCACCTCAAGAAGCTCTTGAAGATCGACGACGGCGCGGCCTCCGATCCCGAGAACGGCTTTATCGTGGTGACCCAGGTCGGCAGCCAGACCTTTGGCATCGTCGTCGACGGCGTGTTCCACACCGAAGAGATCGTCGTCAAGCCGATGTCGACGAAACTGCGCCACATCGACATGTTCTCCGGCAATACCATTCTGGGCGATGGCGCGGTGATCATGATCATCGATCCCAACGGCATCGCCAAGGCCCTCGGCGCGTCCGGCTCCTCGGCCCATGACATGGCCGACGAGGCCTCCGGTCATCACGCCTCCTCGGGCGAGCAGACCACCTCGCTGCTGGTGTTCCGCGCCGGCTCCAGCCAGCCCAAGGCGGTCCCGCTCGGGCTCGTCACCCGCCTGGAAGAGCTTCCCTCCGACAAGATCGAGTTCTCCAACGGCCGCTATATGGTGCAGTACCGCGAGCAGCTGATGCCGCTCGTCGCCATGGAGAGCGTCACCATTGCCAGCCAGGGCGCCCAGCCGATCCTGGTGTTCTCCGATGACGGCCGCTCCATGGGCCTCGTCGTCGACGAGATCATCGACATCGTCGAGGAACGGCTCAACATCGAGGTCGGCGGCTCGGCAAGCGGCATCCTGGGCTCGGCCGTGATCAAGGGCCAGGCCACCGAGGTGATCGACGTCGGCCACTTCCTGCCGATGGCGTTCGCCGACTGGTTCACCCGCAAGGAGATGAAGCCGTCGATGCACTCGCAGTCGGTGCTGCTGGTCGACGACTCGGCGTTCTTCCGCAACATGCTGGCGCCGGTGCTCAAGGCCGCCGGCTATCGCGTCCGCACCGCGCCGACCGCGCAGGAGGGCCTGGCTGCGCTGCGGGCACAGAGCTTCGACGTGGTCCTGACCGACATCGAAATGCCCGACATGAACGGGTTCGAGTTTGCGGAAGTTATCCGCTCCGACAGCAATCTGGGCGCGATGCCGATCATCGGCCTCTCCGCACTGGTGTCGCCGGCGGCGATCGAGCGCGGCCGTCAGGCCGGCTTCCACGATTATGTCGCCAAGTTCGACCGTCCCGGTCTGATCGCGGCGCTGAAGGAGCAGACCGCGGGCGCCGCCGGCGCCTCCGAGCTGAACCGGGCGGCGGCGTGA
- the chpT gene encoding histidine phosphotransferase ChpT: MSDAPSPATATAPDALELAALLCSRVCHDLISPVGAIVNGLEVLDDDPKPDDREFALDLIRKSAKTASARLQFCRLAFGAAGSSGAQIDLGDAHTMARGHIEDGKCTIIWNLPRLLLPKNRVKLLLNMLVVSQHTIPRGGTLTIDPIGEGETMSFRITATGHNARLPQNIYELLSGERGPAADAHAIQPYYTRLLAQACGLTVTLKLEGEAIIVTAS; encoded by the coding sequence ATGTCTGACGCTCCGTCACCCGCTACCGCTACTGCTCCAGATGCGCTCGAACTCGCGGCGCTCCTGTGCTCGCGGGTCTGTCATGATCTCATCAGCCCTGTGGGCGCCATCGTCAATGGGCTCGAGGTGCTCGACGACGATCCCAAGCCCGATGATCGCGAGTTCGCGCTCGACCTCATTCGCAAGAGCGCCAAGACCGCCTCCGCCCGCCTCCAGTTCTGCCGTCTCGCCTTCGGCGCGGCCGGCTCCTCCGGCGCGCAGATCGATCTCGGCGACGCCCACACCATGGCGCGCGGCCACATCGAGGACGGCAAGTGCACGATCATTTGGAATCTGCCGCGGCTGCTACTGCCGAAGAATCGCGTCAAGCTGCTGCTCAACATGCTGGTCGTCTCCCAGCACACGATCCCGCGCGGCGGCACGCTGACGATCGATCCGATCGGCGAGGGCGAGACGATGAGCTTCCGCATCACCGCGACCGGACACAACGCACGCCTGCCGCAGAACATCTACGAGCTCCTGAGCGGCGAACGCGGGCCGGCAGCGGATGCGCACGCGATCCAGCCTTATTATACGCGGCTGTTGGCGCAGGCCTGCGGGCTCACCGTGACGCTCAAGCTAGAGGGCGAAGCCATCATCGTTACCGCTTCGTAA